A region of the Candidatus Bathyarchaeota archaeon genome:
TCTCAAGACGAAATGAGAAAAAATTTGTAAATTTAAAAGAATTAAGTCAAGCCTCTCTTTACTCTTACCTATATCGCAGCAAAGCCGGTTTGGTTGATCTTGAGACAATTTCTAAAGAACTTATGTACAGAATGAGATCGGATTTTCCAAAAACAGTAAAAAAATTTGAAATTGAAGATCCGAGTAATTACTTAAGTCTTAACCTTTCAGATAAGGAAGTAAGTTTAGACGATAGAAGTTCACTCTTGGAAGTTTTAAAACAGATTTCACCTAGAAAAGAGTTTGAGATTGCACCACTAGGGGGAGCTTTAAGCGAGGTTTATATCGTAAGTACAAAAAATGAGAAGCTTGTAGCAAAAAAATTTACGGATTGGCACACTTTCAAATGGTTCGCATTAAATATAGTAGCACTTGGAGCAAAAACTTTCTACCTATCAGGAAGAACGAGATTAGAAAATGAACTTGGCATAAATTCTTACCTTTCCTCAAAAGACATTAACGTTCCGTCAATAATACATGTGAGTTTACCCAAGCGCATATTGATTAGAAAATTCATAGACGGTCCGCAATTATCTGAAATTGTTAAAGAAAACATCAACAAGGAAAATATTTCAGAAAATACTAAAGAGAATTTCAATAAACTCGGAGAAATATTTGCTAAAACACACAAGCTTGGAGTTGAGTTTGGAGATTCAAAACCAGAGAATTTTGCAATTGATCATGATAATAGAATTTTTGCTATGGACCTGGAGCAATCCAAAAAAGGCGGAGATTTTGCATGGGATATAGCTGAATTTCTATTTTACTCGGGTCATTATACCATTACACCAAAAGAAGGCCTTAAACAATTAACAGAATCATTTATCGAAGGTTATATGGGTAGAGGAAATGTAAGCCACATTCAAAAGGCAATGAGCATGTCATATATAAGACCCTTCTCGTTGTGGACTACTCCACAAGTCATTTCTAAAATAGTTGAGATTCTTCATAAATCAATTGATTGATGATTAGGTAGACAAATATTGGATAAAATTAAGGAAGGAGATTACGTACTACTCTATTTTGACAATAGAAGAGAATGGTTAGTGAAAGCAAGCAAGGAAAAGGAATTTCACACTCATAAAGGAATGGTGCCTATTAAAGAGGTCATAGGCAAATCCTATGGAGAGCGTATTCAGAGCGCTCTAGGATATGATTTTTGGTTACTTAAGCCAAATTCCTGTGATTTTTTATCCATATTCAGACGCTTAACCCAGATAATATATCCAAAGGACGCTGGATTGATAATTCTGAAGCTGGGAATAAGTCCTGGTAAAAAAGTTATAGAAACTGGAACTGGTAGTGGTGCGCTTACTGCATTGATGGCAGATTTAGTCAAACCAGATGGACAAATTTACACCTATGATATGAATGAGAGGTTTTTAAATTCAGCTAAGAAGAACGTTCGTAAACTTAAAATCGATAATTATGTTACGTTCAAGAATTTGGATGCAAGAGAAGGCTTTGATGAAAAAGATGTTGATGCGATAATAATAGATGTCGCAGATCCATGGAAAGTAGTACCTCATGCATATGAATCATTGAAAGGCGGTTGTTCTATAGCTTCATTTAGTCCTACTATAAACCAGGTTGAAAAAACTGTAACTGCATTGAAAGAAAATGGCTTCATAAGTATGGAGTCGATTGAAATCCTTCTTAGAGAGATTCATGTAGAGGAAGGCAAAACAAGGCCTTTAAGTCGGATGATATCCCATACAGGGTATCTTACTTTTGCCAGAAAAATATTTGTCTGATAAAATGCTTAAGATGATATTATAGATTAAGGTATTATGAAATTTTCAAAAACCAAAATGGTTCAAGCATTAAGGTGTAGCATTCTTGAATAAAAAGAGTAGAAAAATTGGATTTATAGGTCTTGGAGCAATGGGTTCTAGGATGGCAAGAAATCTTATCGATGATGGTTTCGACGTCATCGCATATGATATTAGAAAAGATGCGGTGAATTCCTTAGAAACTCTTGGTGCGATTCCGGCTAATAATCCAAAAGCTGTAGGTGAAAAATCAGAAATTGTAGTTTTGTCCCTTCCGTCATCCTTGGAAGTTGTCGATACAGTAACCGGTCAAAATGGTGTGCTTGAAGGAATTAAACGCGATGGTATTATTGTAGACACCAGTACGATTGATCCCAGCACGACAAAAGAACTGGAGAAAATTGCTAAGGAAAAAAATGTAAGATTTATTGATGCTCCAGTAAGCGGGGGAACTATCGGAGCCGAAAAAGGAACTCTTTCTATAATGGTAGGAGGAAAAGAAGAAGTAGTCGATTCTTGCATTGATGTATTGAATGCTCTGGGTGAGAATATTTATCATGTCGGTGATGTCGGTTCTGGACAAGTCTTCAAATTGATAAACAATATGTTGGTTGGAATAAATTTAGCTGCGGTTGGTGAAGCGATGGTTTTAGCCTCCAAAGTTGGTGCAGATATGAAAAAGCTTTGTGAAGTAATAAAAACAAGCGCAGGGACTTCATGGGCTTTTGAAACTAAGGCTGATAATATATTGGTAGACAAGTTTGAACCAGGTTTTAGATTATGGTTGCAGCATAAGGATTTGGCTTTAGCTAGGAAGATGGCATCAGATGATGGTGTTCCATGCCCTCTTTTAGCACTAGCGTATGAGATGTTCGAATCATCGAAGTCTATGGGTCTTGAAGATTTAGACCACTCTGCAGTAGTAAAATTTTTTGAGAAAATTTCTAACTCAAATATAAATACCTAAATTTCTAATACGCTCCCGATTACAGGATATATTTTTCATTTTTAATAGAACTGTTTATCCTTAACTTTTTGAGCTAATTTATCAGGGAGATTAATCGGCCCTTCAATATCATCGATTCTAACTTCAAACCGTTTTGTCGGCACTTCTATATTACATGAGCCATTTGAAAGCAATCGACCTTTAGCACACCTTGCAAATTTACAACTCTTTGGATCGCATGCATCGTCTGCGAATTTACAATGAACATCTTTGCCTTTAAACAGAAGGGCTCTCTGGTCACAGCGGAAAAGTTCACAAGTAGCTAAACAATTTTTTGTCTTATTCGGCATTAAGACTGACACTCCAAAAATAGATTTGTTTAAAATGACATTAGATAACGAAAATTCTTTTAGGGGTTTTATAGTTTCTGAGAATTCAGTTATGTCAAGATTACGCTTACTGCGTATTGAAAATATAAACTTTTCTAATATCAAAGTTGGTTAAAAACGTTTAATTTACCAGTTATAATTTTCCATATTCTTCCGAAAATTTTAAAAAGCATGATCTTTGGCTTTATTTAACGCTTCATGGTGGAATTTAAAAGTTGGTAACTCCGTCTGAATTTGAAAGTATGGCTCTTTGGAGCATAATTGCGATAGCTTTAGGCGCTTTAATTTATGCTGCTTTTCTTACAAGATACGTTTTAAGAGAGCCTAAAGGCTCTGGTAAAATGTTGGATGTCTGGCAGGGCATAAAACAAGGGGCTAACGCTTATCTGCGAGAACAATTCAAATCCATCCTGCTTCTGATAGGAGTATTGGCTATTGTTCTATATTTGACAGCTCATGTTGCTGATGCTCCTTTATCGATATCCTTGGGGAGAGCAGGGGCATTTCTCATGGGAGCCTTTTTCTCAGGGATGGTAGGATTTCTTGGCATGAACATGGCGGTACAAGGCAATATTAGAACAGCCCACGCAGCAGGTAAGAGTTTCAAGAATAGTCTTAAGATATCTTACAGGTCTGGCACAATAACTGGCATGCTCACGGACGGATTGGGACTTTTGGGTGGAACGATTATTTTTATGAGTTATCTCCAGGATGCTCCTGAAGTCCTCTTGGGTTTCGGATTTGGAGGCACACTTCTGGCTCTATTTATGAGAGTTGGAGGTGGAATTTATACAAAGTCCGCTGATGTTGGAGCAGACCTTGTAGGTAAGGTGGAAAAAGGCATTCCAGAAGACGATCCCAGAAATGCTGCTGTTGTCGCGGATTTGGTGGGTGACAATGTTGGGGATTGTGCAGGCATGGCGTCTGATATTTTTGAGTCTTATGAAGTGACAATGGTCGCTGCAATGCTTTTGGCGCTAGCCATTACACCTTTCGATTTTAAGTGGATAATCTTCCCATTATTGGTCAGAGCAATTGGTGTAATAAGCACTATCGTAGGAACTTATGCTGTCTCCCTTTGGCCAGATAGTCTAACGAAGAAAGATGCGTTCAAAGCAATGGATCTTTCTTATGATTTATCATCAGCCATATCTATTTCAAGCTTCTTCATATTAGCTTATTTCTATGTTCAAGATCTGAGAGTCTTTTTGGCAACTACTATGGGCATAATTTTAGCAATAAGCTTCAATAAGCTAGCAGATTACTACACAAGCCCACTGAAAAAACCAGTTGACCAACTGGCAAAATCTTCCAAGACTGGACCCGCCCCGCTCTTACTCAACGGTTTAGCTTTAGGTTTTGAAAGTACGGTATGGACGCTTATGGTTATCTCATTCACTATAGTGGTATCAGTGATAGTCTTTTCGGGTGCAGGAGCAATTTTCGCCATGTACGGAGTTGCCCTCGCTGGTATAGGTATGCTTACTCTTACAGGCAATAATGTTTCAATGGACACCTTCGGACCTATAGCAGATAACGCTAATGGTATAGCTGAGATGTCAGGATTAAGCCCAAAGACAAGACAGATATTAGCTAGATTAGATGCCTCAGGTAATACAACAAAAGCTGTAACAAAAGCTATAGCAATTGCTTCCGCAGTTATCGCAGCTGTGTCTTTGTTTGCATCATACGCTGAGGCTACTGGAATGAAAGAAATTGGATTGAATATTGCTGATCCGATTATATTTGTAGGTTTGCTTATTGGCGGAGCTTTACCATTCTTATTCAGCGCTATATCGATCAGGGCTGTAGGTAGAGGAGCTTCAAAGATTATAAATGAAGTTCGCAAGCAGTTTAAGATCCCTGGTGTTATGAAAGGCACTGTTAAGCCTAATTATGCCAAAGTAGTGGCTATATGTACGGCCGCAGCTCAAAAAGAACTAATAGGATTAGCTCTATTGGGGATTTTATCACCAATAATAGTTGGTCTAGTTCTGAAGGAGATGGCCTTAGGCGCATTTCTAGCTGGAGTTATACTGACTGGACAATTATTGGCTGTTTTTATGGCAAATTCTGGTGGCGCTTGGGATAACGCGAAGAAAAAGATAGAAGACGGTTTCTACGGAGGAAAAGGATCTGAAGAGCACAAAGCATCTGTAATTGGAGATACGGTTGGTGATCCACTAAAAGATACTGCAGGACCTGCATTGAACCCTATGATTAAGGTAATAAACCTTGTAAGCCTTCTTTTTGCACCTGCGATGATGAAACTGA
Encoded here:
- a CDS encoding tRNA (adenine-N1)-methyltransferase, yielding MDKIKEGDYVLLYFDNRREWLVKASKEKEFHTHKGMVPIKEVIGKSYGERIQSALGYDFWLLKPNSCDFLSIFRRLTQIIYPKDAGLIILKLGISPGKKVIETGTGSGALTALMADLVKPDGQIYTYDMNERFLNSAKKNVRKLKIDNYVTFKNLDAREGFDEKDVDAIIIDVADPWKVVPHAYESLKGGCSIASFSPTINQVEKTVTALKENGFISMESIEILLREIHVEEGKTRPLSRMISHTGYLTFARKIFV
- a CDS encoding NAD(P)-dependent oxidoreductase, giving the protein MNKKSRKIGFIGLGAMGSRMARNLIDDGFDVIAYDIRKDAVNSLETLGAIPANNPKAVGEKSEIVVLSLPSSLEVVDTVTGQNGVLEGIKRDGIIVDTSTIDPSTTKELEKIAKEKNVRFIDAPVSGGTIGAEKGTLSIMVGGKEEVVDSCIDVLNALGENIYHVGDVGSGQVFKLINNMLVGINLAAVGEAMVLASKVGADMKKLCEVIKTSAGTSWAFETKADNILVDKFEPGFRLWLQHKDLALARKMASDDGVPCPLLALAYEMFESSKSMGLEDLDHSAVVKFFEKISNSNINT
- a CDS encoding sodium-translocating pyrophosphatase gives rise to the protein MALWSIIAIALGALIYAAFLTRYVLREPKGSGKMLDVWQGIKQGANAYLREQFKSILLLIGVLAIVLYLTAHVADAPLSISLGRAGAFLMGAFFSGMVGFLGMNMAVQGNIRTAHAAGKSFKNSLKISYRSGTITGMLTDGLGLLGGTIIFMSYLQDAPEVLLGFGFGGTLLALFMRVGGGIYTKSADVGADLVGKVEKGIPEDDPRNAAVVADLVGDNVGDCAGMASDIFESYEVTMVAAMLLALAITPFDFKWIIFPLLVRAIGVISTIVGTYAVSLWPDSLTKKDAFKAMDLSYDLSSAISISSFFILAYFYVQDLRVFLATTMGIILAISFNKLADYYTSPLKKPVDQLAKSSKTGPAPLLLNGLALGFESTVWTLMVISFTIVVSVIVFSGAGAIFAMYGVALAGIGMLTLTGNNVSMDTFGPIADNANGIAEMSGLSPKTRQILARLDASGNTTKAVTKAIAIASAVIAAVSLFASYAEATGMKEIGLNIADPIIFVGLLIGGALPFLFSAISIRAVGRGASKIINEVRKQFKIPGVMKGTVKPNYAKVVAICTAAAQKELIGLALLGILSPIIVGLVLKEMALGAFLAGVILTGQLLAVFMANSGGAWDNAKKKIEDGFYGGKGSEEHKASVIGDTVGDPLKDTAGPALNPMIKVINLVSLLFAPAMMKLKGEPLISGILATMLIIIIGFVVWRSNKEVQIA